Proteins encoded within one genomic window of Triticum aestivum cultivar Chinese Spring chromosome 2D, IWGSC CS RefSeq v2.1, whole genome shotgun sequence:
- the LOC123050616 gene encoding probable esterase PIR7A, whose product MEGGEKQHHHHHHFVLIHGVCHGAWSWYRVATALEAAGHRVTAPDMAGCGASPGRGEEVASFEDYSRPLLDAVAALPEGEQAVLVAHSFGGQSLALAMERHPEKVSVAVFVTATMPAAGKPMTYAFKQLSQGKGPDFFMDCALGSAGDPRNPDKTFLFGPKYMARRVYQLSPPEDLTLGIAMVRPSRRFLNDDTMNGDVLTAARYGAVRRVYVVAEEDEWKPAEMQRLMASWNPGTEVMGLQGADHMPMFSKSRELSELLMVIANKYYPGI is encoded by the exons ATGGAAGGCGGCGAgaagcagcaccaccaccaccaccacttcgtcCTGATCCACGGCGTCTGTCACGGCGCGTGGTCCTGGTACAGGGTGGCCACCgccctggaggccgccggccaccgCGTTACGGCGCCGGACATGGCCGGGTGCGGCGCCAGCCCCGGGCGCGGCGAGGAGGTGGCGTCCTTCGAGGACTACAGCCGGCCGCTGCTGGACGCAGTGGCGGCGCTGCCGGAGGGCGAGCAGGCGGTCCTCGTCGCCCACAGCTTCGGCGGGCAGAGCCTCGCGCTGGCCATGGAGAGGCACCCGGAAAAGGTCTCCGTGGCCGTGTTCGTCACGGCCACCATGCCCGCCGCCGGGAAGCCCATGACGTACGCCTTCaaacag CTATCGCAAGGGAAAGGGCCGGATTTCTTCATGGATTGCGCGCTCGGAAGCGCCGGCGATCCCCGGAATCCGGACAAGACGTTCCTGTTCGGGCCAAAGTACATGGCGCGGAGAGTGTATCAGCTGAGCCCTCCTGAG GATCTGACCCTGGGAATTGCGATGGTGAGGCCGTCGCGGCGGTTCCTAAACGACGACACGATGAACGGGGACGTCCTGACGGCGGCGAGGTACGGAGCGGTGAGGCGTGTGTACGTCGTGGCGGAGGAGGACGAGTGGAAGCCGGCGGAGATGCAGCGGCTGATGGCCTCGTGGAACCCGGGCACTGAGGTCATGGGACTGCAGGGAGCTGATCATATGCCCATGTTCTCAAAGTCGAGGGAGCTCTCAGAATTACTCATGGTGATTGCCAACAAGTACTACCCAGGAATCTGA
- the LOC123055194 gene encoding dihydroorotate dehydrogenase (quinone), mitochondrial, translating into MSSSAAASAWRRSLRGALLRGSPWRASAPAPAGARQASRTVSAVAAPIKVPPPPRKGRLLTGAMIGLAIAGGAYVSTTDEATFCGWLFKSTELVNPLFALLDAEFAHRLAVSAAAHGFVPREKRPDPPVLGIEVWGRNFTNPIGLAAGFDKNAEAVEGLLGLGFGFVEVGSVTPQPQEGNPKPRIFRLKEHGAVVNRCGFNSEGIVVVAKRLGAQHGKRKMEETSSSSDVKQGGKAGPGILGVNLGKNKTSEDAGADYVQGVHSLSQYADYLVINVSSPNTPGLRQLQGRKQLKELVKKVQDARDEMQWAEDGPPPLLVKVAPDLSKQDLEDIAAVALASKLDGLIISNTTISRPPPADAHPLAQEAGGLSGKPLFDLSTQVLRDMYIRTGGKVTLIGCGGVTSGEDAYKKIRSGATLVQLYTALAYGGPALIPRIKAELAECLERDGFKSVQEAVGADFKPLKA; encoded by the exons ATGTCGTCCTCCGCCGCCGCGAGCGCGTGGCGGCGCTCCCTCCGCGGCGCCCTCCTGCGCGGCTCCCCGTGGCGcgcctccgcccccgcccccgccggcgCCCGGCAGGCCAGCAGGACGGTCTCCGCCGTCGCAGCGCCCATTAAGGTGCCCCCGCCTCCCCGCAAG GGTAGGCTTTTGACTGGGGCCATGATAGGATTGGCCATTGCTGGAGGTGCTTACGTGAGTACTACTGACGAGGCCACGTTTTG TGGGTGGCTATTCAAATCAACAGAACTCGTGAATCCACTTTTTGCGCTACTAGATGCAGAGTTTGCTCATCGTTTGGCTGTTTCTGCTGCGGCTCATGGATTTGTCCCAAGAGAAAAGAGACCTGATCCACCAGTTCTTGGGATAGAGGTTTGGGGAAGGAACTTTACAAATCCAATTGGTCTTGCTGCTGGTTTTGATAAGAATGCTGAGGCTGTGGAGGGTCTATtgggtcttggatttggctttgtGGAAGTTGGCTCTGTAACACCTCAGCCTCAAGAGGGGAATCCTAAGCCGCGAATATTCAGATTGAAAGAGCATGG TGCTGTAGTCAATCGCTGCGGGTTCAACAGTGAAGGAATTGTTGTAGTTGCTAAGCGTCTTGGGGCACAACATGGTAAGAGGAAGATGGAGGAAACTTCGAGCTCCAGTGATGTAAAGCAAGGAGGGAAAGCAGGCCCTGGGATTTTGGGAGTCAATCTTGGCAAGAATAAGACTAGTGAAGATGCTGGTGCTGATTACGTGCAAGGAGTTCATTCGTTGTCGCAGTATGCTGATTACCTG GTCATAAATGTTTCTTCCCCAAATACTCCTGGTCTTCGCCAATTGCAAGGTAGAAAGCAGCTGAAAGAACTTGTGAAGAAG GTGCAAGATGCACGAGATGAGATGCAGTGGGCTGAAGATGGTCCACCACCATTGCTTGTGAAGGTCGCACCAGACTTGTCGAAGCAGGATCTTGAGGACATTGCTGCT GTTGCTCTTGCTTCCAAGTTAGATGGCCTG ATTATATCGAACACAACAATTTCAAGGCCGCCTCCTGCAGACGCACATCCATTAGCTCAGGAAGCCGGCGGATTAAGTGGGAAGCCTCTGTTTGACTTATCTACTCAAGTTCTCAGGGATATGTATATCCGTACAGGC GGCAAGGTTACCCTGATAGGCTGTGGTGGTGTAACTAG CGGCGAGGACGCATACAAGAAGATACGTTCTGGAGCTACGCTTGTTCAGCTTTACACCGCACTTGCATACGGAGGTCCAGCTCTCATCCCGAGAATAAAG GCCGAGCTCGCAGAATGCTTGGAAAGAGACGGCTTCAAATCTGTCCAGGAGGCAGTGGGAGCAGACTTCAAGCCCTTGAAGGCCTGA
- the LOC123055193 gene encoding thioredoxin X, chloroplastic: protein MASAPSTTASTLAPPLRSPLSFSSSRRLPSAAALPRAAGALLLCRAPARGLALARVRCRGAVKLVGEGEFEAEVMQSDLPVLVDFVADWCGPCRLVAPVVDWASEEYEGRLKIVKIDHDANPQIIEKYKVYGLPALILFKNGQEVPGSRREGAINKAKFKDYIEPLLETSNVA, encoded by the exons ATGGCATCCGCGCCGAGCACCACCGCGTCCACCCTCGCGCCCCCTCTCCGCTcgcccctctccttctcctcctcccgccGGCTCCCTTCCGCCGCCGCGCTCCCTCGGGCGGCGGGGGCGCTCCTCCTCTGCCGCGCGCCCGCGCGGGGGCTCGCCCTGGCGCGCGTGCGGTGCCGCGGGGCGGTGAAGCTGGTCGGGGAGGGCGAGTTCGAGGCGGAGGTGATGCAGTCGGACCTGCCCGTGCTCGTCGACTTCGTCGCCGACTGGTGCGGGCCCTGCCGCCTCGTCGCGCCCGTCGTCGACTGGGCCTCCGAG GAATATGAGGGGAGATTGAAGATCGTCAAGATCGACCATGATGCAAATCCTCAGATTATCGAGAAGTACAAGGTTTACGGTCTCCCGGCGTTGATCCTCTTCAAGAATGGGCAGGAGGTGCCAGGGAGCCGAAGAGAAGGCGCGATAAACAAGGCCAAGTTCAAGGACTACATCGAGCCTCTCCTGGAGACCTCAAATGTCGCCTGA